A genomic stretch from Chryseobacterium sp. SNU WT5 includes:
- a CDS encoding phosphatase PAP2 family protein has protein sequence MVRFIKDYYHNNSAKLLLSVLFFVLALVIFAVITNEIILEKEETIDFLVFEFFKKYLISDQLTCSMYAITQLSSVTLMKIAYPLLIGILVLFKFYRKALFTFVAGTGGLFIIYVMKMFFERPRPPYPILYREESFSFPSGHATFSFIFYGTLAYFMWLTDLPKIWKNIAMTFLVLLSLMIGFSRVYLHVHYASDVLGGFCLGYSWLFLMIYTFRRYFPLN, from the coding sequence ATGGTTCGTTTTATTAAAGATTATTATCATAATAATTCGGCAAAACTATTGCTATCGGTTTTGTTCTTTGTTTTGGCTCTAGTGATTTTTGCCGTAATTACGAATGAAATTATTTTAGAAAAAGAAGAAACCATCGATTTCCTGGTTTTCGAATTTTTCAAAAAATATTTGATAAGTGATCAGTTGACATGTTCTATGTACGCCATTACGCAGCTTTCTTCGGTTACGTTGATGAAAATTGCCTATCCATTATTGATAGGTATTTTGGTTCTTTTTAAATTTTACAGAAAAGCGTTGTTCACGTTTGTGGCGGGAACGGGAGGTTTATTCATTATATATGTAATGAAAATGTTTTTTGAAAGACCAAGACCGCCTTATCCGATATTATACAGAGAAGAAAGTTTCAGTTTCCCCAGTGGTCATGCTACGTTCAGTTTTATTTTTTACGGAACATTAGCTTATTTTATGTGGCTCACCGATTTACCCAAAATCTGGAAAAATATCGCCATGACTTTTTTGGTTTTGCTTTCTCTTATGATAGGATTTAGCCGCGTTTATCTGCATGTACATTATGCCAGCGACGTTCTGGGCGGATTTTGCCTCGGATATTCATGGTTATTTTTAATGATCTACACTTTCAGAAGATATTTTCCTTTAAATTAA
- a CDS encoding nucleoid-associated protein, with product MLSKIIIHKVGNKINQESLILSQEEYQLDEEFKEMLEDFFLKGFKSEEQFQFYSDSYLVNNPVYSSASEIFEDISRFKQESEMIAEHLYDITENPRVQPGELFIAYFEGEETDGEKIDSIGIFKTENKTPFLKIFPEGDAFDIEKDYGIGLAKLDKGCIIYNSFKESGFAVSVIDNNKNGDQYYWFEDFLKVKQRDNEYFHTQETLSVYKEFITKQLPQEYETTKADQAEFLNKSIEFFKEREQFDYEEFTKEVLQDENVIESFSNFKSDYEQEMQVSISEDFAINESAVKKQSRGFKSIIKLDKNFSIYVHGDRKMIEQGSDEKGKYYRLYFDEEK from the coding sequence ATGCTCAGCAAAATAATCATTCATAAAGTCGGAAATAAAATCAATCAGGAATCTTTGATTCTTTCACAAGAAGAATATCAGCTTGACGAAGAATTCAAAGAAATGCTGGAGGATTTTTTCTTAAAAGGTTTTAAATCAGAGGAGCAATTTCAATTTTACAGTGACAGCTATCTGGTAAATAATCCAGTTTACAGTTCTGCATCAGAGATTTTTGAAGACATTTCGAGATTCAAACAAGAATCTGAGATGATTGCAGAACATCTTTATGATATTACTGAAAATCCAAGGGTTCAGCCAGGAGAATTATTTATAGCTTATTTTGAAGGGGAAGAGACAGACGGTGAAAAAATCGATTCCATTGGAATTTTTAAAACCGAAAATAAAACTCCTTTTCTGAAAATATTTCCTGAAGGAGATGCTTTTGATATTGAAAAAGATTACGGAATTGGATTAGCCAAACTCGATAAAGGTTGTATCATCTATAATAGCTTCAAAGAATCTGGTTTTGCTGTTTCGGTGATCGATAATAATAAGAACGGAGATCAATATTACTGGTTTGAAGATTTTCTGAAAGTAAAACAACGCGATAACGAATATTTCCACACTCAGGAAACTTTGTCCGTTTACAAAGAATTCATCACCAAACAACTTCCACAGGAATACGAAACTACAAAAGCGGATCAGGCGGAGTTTCTTAATAAATCAATTGAATTCTTTAAGGAAAGAGAACAATTTGATTATGAAGAATTTACAAAGGAGGTTTTGCAAGACGAAAATGTGATTGAAAGTTTCAGCAACTTTAAATCTGATTACGAACAGGAAATGCAGGTTTCTATTTCAGAAGATTTTGCTATAAATGAATCTGCGGTAAAAAAACAGAGCCGTGGATTTAAAAGTATCATCAAACTCGATAAAAATTTCAGTATTTATGTACATGGAGATCGCAAAATGATCGAGCAGGGGAGCGATGAAAAAGGAAAATATTACCGTCTTTATTTCGACGAAGAGAAATAA